A single region of the Xenopus laevis strain J_2021 chromosome 4L, Xenopus_laevis_v10.1, whole genome shotgun sequence genome encodes:
- the rtn3.L gene encoding reticulon-3-A isoform X1, whose protein sequence is MAETSGPQSSHISSSSVGEKGSGCAESPGSPFEMIANSTGFDFKNTTGDNTATAYGLAHFSSKTPYPYGSVEGVEPSDTGPVFAGISENDGNLSMTLDNVRNTSEDYCLRNTDLPEHFYIGHSNAAHVNKLIDTQCGNLELNNSQELYISKTEERRGQYEESHLTCAEAGETSSAESLLSSSYGKPEVRWQEVDEELDSSGESDDTVIDAGWRLKSTTTEKLVHCEEGWVEIGGAQQKQELECDLLEGVGAIEHEISVTQGNARLHIPNECNKTEDISATSNSETGLTKNVLDSPNSEGFVFLAETSVVDQFTGVTNQGKIDSLENQIQENLTIEALRALAVIGEDPESESRESSPEILYPIAQSGSAEALKTAVLQTYHTLPQDSPVNTATRKVRDLLYWRDVKQSGMVFGGTMVLLLSLAAFSIISVISYLVLSLLTVTISYRVYKSVLQAVQKTDEGHPFKPLLEKDITLSSDSFQKALTASLAHVNHALKYIVRLFLVDDLVDSLKLALLMWLMTYVGAVFNGITLLILGVLLTFTAPIVYEKYKVQIDHYVSLVHSQVKSITEKIQAKLPGALKKKSE, encoded by the exons ATGGCGGAGACCAGCGGGCCTCAGTCCTCCCATATATCCTCTTCTTCAGTTGGGGAGAAGGGCAGCGGCTGTGCAG AGTCACCGGGTTCTCCCTTTGAAATGATTGCCAACAGCACAGGCTTTGACTTCAAGAACACCACTGGGGACAACACGGCTACTGCTTACGGTCTTGCACACTTTTCATCTAAAACTCCATATCCTTATGGGTCTGTAGAGGGAGTTGAGCCATCAGACACCGGGCCTGTATTTGCTGGTATTTCGGAAAATGATGGGAACCTGTCCATGACGTTGGATAATGTGAGAAACACCTCTGAGGACTATTGTTTGAGGAACACAGATTTGCCTGAACATTTTTATATTGGACATTCCAATGCAGCACATGTAAATAAGCTGATTGATACACAATGTGGAAATTTGGAACTGAATAATTCCCAAGAATTGTACATAAGTAAAACAGAGGAACGTAGGGGTCAATATGAAGAGTCACACCTAACATGTGCAGAGGCTGGAGAGACTAGCTCTGCTGAAAGTCTACTAAGTTCTTCCTATGGAAAACCTGAAGTACGCTGGCAAGAGGTGGATGAAGAGCTGGACAGTTCTGGGGAATCGGATGACACTGTCATTGATGCAGGCTGGAGGCTGAAAAGCACGACGACAGAGAAATTGGTACACTGTGAGGAAGGTTGGGTTGAAATTGGTGGAGCTCAGCAGAAACAAGAATTAGAATGCGATTTGTTAGAAGGAGTGGGAGCAATAGAGCATGAGATTTCTGTTACTCAAGGCAACGCAAGACTGCACATACCAAATGAATGCAACAAGACAGAAGACATTTCTGCTACATCCAACTCTGAAACTGGATTGACCAAAAATGTTCTGGACTCTCCAAACAGCGAGGGCTTTGTATTCCTGGCAGAGACCTCTGTTGTGGACCAGTTTACAGGAGTCACCAACCAGGGCAAAATAGATTCTCTAGAAAATCAGATTCAGGAAAATCTCACTATTGAAGCCCTGAGGGCATTGGCTGTTATCGGGGAAGATCCAGAATCTGAAAGCAGAGAGTCTTCTCCAGAAATCTTGTACCCTATTGCCCAGTCTGGTAGCGCAGAAGCTTTGAAGACCGCAGTTTTGCAGACCTATCATACATTACCCCAGGACTCGCCTGTTAATACTGCAACACGCAAAG TGCGGGACCTGTTGTACTGGCGGGATGTAAAACAATCTGGAATGGTTTTTGGAGGGACGATGGTACTGCTTCTATCTCTGGCCGCATTCAGCATTATTAGCGTCATTTCCtatcttgtcctgtccctgctcACAGTCACCATAAGCTACCGTGTCTACAAGTCTGTCCTACAAGCTGTCCAAAAGACCGACGAGGGCCATCCCTTCAA GCCTCTGCTGGAGAAAGATATCACACTGTCATCCGACTCTTTCCAGAAGGCATTGACTGCATCCCTCGCTCATGTCAACCATGCTCTGAAGTATATTGTTCGCCTCTTTCTTGTGGACGACCTTGTGGATTCACTCAAG CTTGCCCTACTTATGTGGCTGATGACTTACGTAGGAGCTGTATTTAATGGGATCACACTTCTCATTCTTG GCGTCCTGCTGACTTTCACTGCACCCATAGTGTATGAGAAATACAAG GTACAAATTGATCATTACGTCTCGCTGGTCCATAGCCAAGTGAAGTCCATAACAGAGAA GATTCAAGCCAAGCTCCCAGGAGCCCTGAAGAAAAAGTCTGAGTGA
- the rtn3.L gene encoding reticulon-3-A, with protein MAETSGPQSSHISSSSVGEKGSGCAVRDLLYWRDVKQSGMVFGGTMVLLLSLAAFSIISVISYLVLSLLTVTISYRVYKSVLQAVQKTDEGHPFKPLLEKDITLSSDSFQKALTASLAHVNHALKYIVRLFLVDDLVDSLKLALLMWLMTYVGAVFNGITLLILGVLLTFTAPIVYEKYKVQIDHYVSLVHSQVKSITEKIQAKLPGALKKKSE; from the exons ATGGCGGAGACCAGCGGGCCTCAGTCCTCCCATATATCCTCTTCTTCAGTTGGGGAGAAGGGCAGCGGCTGTGCAG TGCGGGACCTGTTGTACTGGCGGGATGTAAAACAATCTGGAATGGTTTTTGGAGGGACGATGGTACTGCTTCTATCTCTGGCCGCATTCAGCATTATTAGCGTCATTTCCtatcttgtcctgtccctgctcACAGTCACCATAAGCTACCGTGTCTACAAGTCTGTCCTACAAGCTGTCCAAAAGACCGACGAGGGCCATCCCTTCAA GCCTCTGCTGGAGAAAGATATCACACTGTCATCCGACTCTTTCCAGAAGGCATTGACTGCATCCCTCGCTCATGTCAACCATGCTCTGAAGTATATTGTTCGCCTCTTTCTTGTGGACGACCTTGTGGATTCACTCAAG CTTGCCCTACTTATGTGGCTGATGACTTACGTAGGAGCTGTATTTAATGGGATCACACTTCTCATTCTTG GCGTCCTGCTGACTTTCACTGCACCCATAGTGTATGAGAAATACAAG GTACAAATTGATCATTACGTCTCGCTGGTCCATAGCCAAGTGAAGTCCATAACAGAGAA GATTCAAGCCAAGCTCCCAGGAGCCCTGAAGAAAAAGTCTGAGTGA